One genomic region from Erythrobacter mangrovi encodes:
- a CDS encoding lytic transglycosylase domain-containing protein — protein sequence MILARLAFALGLSGAALTAFPVRADVMEIDADGARWVAGGSSATAAATMTDEQLAALAEVPADIFVPDIAVADPQMQAGQVPVAYQAKVAELAARFDLSPTLIEALVWQESRWRASAISPVGARGLAQLMPGTARELGVNPDDPFANLEGGARYLREQLDRFDGDLERALAAYNAGPGRVLQAGGIPRIRETQYYVAAIMGRLSDHSRE from the coding sequence ATGATTCTCGCACGCTTGGCGTTCGCCCTGGGATTGTCCGGTGCAGCGCTGACTGCCTTCCCGGTGAGGGCGGATGTCATGGAGATCGACGCGGACGGAGCGCGCTGGGTGGCCGGCGGAAGCTCCGCGACGGCGGCTGCCACGATGACCGATGAGCAGCTGGCGGCCCTAGCCGAAGTCCCCGCCGACATCTTCGTTCCCGATATTGCCGTTGCCGATCCCCAGATGCAGGCCGGTCAGGTGCCGGTCGCCTATCAGGCGAAGGTGGCCGAGCTGGCGGCGCGGTTCGACCTCAGCCCGACGCTGATCGAGGCGCTGGTCTGGCAGGAAAGCCGCTGGCGAGCCTCGGCCATTTCACCCGTGGGCGCGCGCGGTCTGGCGCAGCTGATGCCGGGTACGGCGCGTGAGCTGGGGGTTAATCCCGACGATCCCTTTGCCAACCTCGAAGGCGGTGCGCGCTACCTGCGCGAACAGCTCGATCGGTTCGATGGGGATCTCGAACGGGCGCTGGCTGCCTATAATGCCGGTCCAGGTCGGGTCTTGCAGGCGGGCGGTATCCCGCGCATTCGCGAAACGCAGTATTATGTGGCGGCGATCATGGGCCGCCTGTCCGATCACTCACGGGAGTAA
- a CDS encoding TrbG/VirB9 family P-type conjugative transfer protein, with the protein MKRALYPALLLAALGTPVLAASDPRLVEVMYDEMKVVRIEGKVTVQASIVFGEDEVIENVAIGDSAAWQVTPNKRANILFVKPLDARASTNLTVITSKRTYLFDLVASPTAKPLYVLRFDYPPEPEAEQVPQLAEGPNAVEKQAASDPYAVVDPTDLNFAWTGSGDPELLPTNAFDDGTATFLTWPEGRDVPAILITNSEGVEGPVNFTVRGSTIVVDGVPGSIVLRSGKESARLVNSGPERAANPDSASGGTALASRGGN; encoded by the coding sequence ATGAAACGCGCGCTCTATCCCGCGCTCCTGCTGGCCGCGCTTGGTACCCCGGTGCTTGCCGCCAGCGATCCGCGCCTCGTCGAGGTGATGTACGACGAGATGAAGGTCGTGCGCATTGAAGGCAAGGTGACGGTGCAGGCTTCGATCGTCTTCGGTGAAGACGAAGTGATCGAGAACGTCGCGATCGGCGATTCCGCGGCCTGGCAGGTGACGCCCAACAAGCGGGCCAATATCCTCTTCGTGAAGCCGCTCGACGCGCGCGCTTCAACCAATCTGACGGTGATCACGAGCAAGAGGACCTATCTGTTCGATCTTGTCGCCAGCCCCACCGCCAAGCCGCTTTACGTGTTACGCTTCGACTATCCGCCCGAACCCGAGGCCGAACAAGTTCCGCAACTGGCGGAAGGGCCCAACGCGGTCGAGAAGCAAGCGGCCAGCGATCCCTATGCCGTGGTCGACCCGACCGACCTCAACTTCGCCTGGACCGGTTCCGGCGATCCCGAACTTCTGCCGACCAACGCCTTTGACGATGGCACCGCGACTTTCCTGACCTGGCCGGAAGGCAGGGATGTGCCTGCGATCCTGATCACCAATTCTGAAGGTGTCGAGGGTCCGGTCAATTTCACTGTCCGCGGCAGCACCATCGTGGTCGATGGCGTGCCGGGATCCATCGTGCTGCGGTCAGGCAAGGAAAGTGCCAGGCTGGTCAACAGCGGTCCGGAGCGGGCCGCCAATCCAGATTCAGCGAGCGGGGGAACCGCGCTTGCCTCGAGAGGAGGGAACTGA
- a CDS encoding sulfotransferase domain-containing protein — translation MTSMPYPQKSREFFNHHMDSTVWNRFRFRPDDVIISTYAKSGTTWTQQIVGQLLFAGDPEVRVSEISPWLDLRVPSEEEKFAMLEEQVHRRFIKTHLPLDAFVFRPEIKHIYIGRDGRDVAWSMHNHANNFRPEVYALLNETPGLVGPPLARPERDELAFFRRWLEEDGHPFWSFWENVRTWWTVRELPNVLMLHFSEMRRDLPGTVRRIAEFLDVELDDDLLARAAEHSSFDWMKRNADKCAPLGGSIFEGGGETFINRGSNGRWQQVLTAEDVAAYEERALAELGKDCARWLTDGGFIGAARQLAA, via the coding sequence ATGACCTCGATGCCTTATCCGCAGAAGAGCCGCGAATTCTTCAATCATCACATGGATTCCACGGTCTGGAACCGGTTTCGATTCCGACCCGACGATGTGATCATCAGCACTTACGCCAAGTCGGGAACGACTTGGACCCAGCAGATCGTCGGCCAGCTGCTGTTTGCCGGTGACCCGGAGGTCCGTGTTTCCGAAATCTCGCCATGGCTAGATCTGCGGGTGCCCAGCGAAGAAGAGAAGTTCGCCATGCTCGAGGAACAGGTCCACCGCCGCTTCATCAAGACCCATCTGCCATTGGACGCCTTCGTCTTCCGGCCGGAGATCAAGCATATCTACATTGGCCGCGATGGTCGGGACGTCGCCTGGAGCATGCACAATCATGCCAACAACTTCCGACCCGAGGTCTACGCTCTGCTCAACGAAACTCCCGGATTGGTCGGACCGCCGCTTGCCCGGCCCGAACGGGATGAACTCGCCTTCTTTCGCCGCTGGCTCGAAGAGGATGGTCATCCGTTCTGGTCGTTCTGGGAGAATGTGCGCACCTGGTGGACGGTGCGTGAGCTTCCCAATGTCCTGATGCTGCACTTTTCCGAGATGAGGCGAGACCTGCCCGGTACGGTGAGGCGCATCGCGGAATTCCTGGACGTCGAACTCGATGATGACCTCCTGGCGCGTGCCGCTGAGCATTCGAGCTTCGACTGGATGAAGCGCAACGCGGATAAATGCGCGCCGCTTGGCGGTTCGATCTTCGAAGGCGGCGGCGAGACGTTCATCAACCGTGGCAGCAACGGCCGCTGGCAGCAGGTGCTCACGGCGGAGGACGTGGCGGCATACGAAGAACGCGCGCTCGCCGAGTTGGGCAAAGATTGCGCCCGATGGCTTACGGATGGCGGGTTCATTGGAGCGGCGAGGCAACTGGCTGCCTGA
- a CDS encoding translation factor GTPase family protein has protein sequence MSHFLLKLAPRPKDQTERRKIGAALVNMARHDGSFRVSTDRATGEMVIWGTSEYQLHEFITRLKQESGADFDVDGLEIAYRETFIKKVNVDYAHDARSDGSRQFGRIKIAVSRGMRGGGINFIDETDESVIPRRFIAAIEKGVREQAECGYLVGYPIRDFDVRLKGGAFDEEDSSAASFEMAGRGALREAARKAGVKLLEPIMDLQVVTPEDCLEGVVADLIDRRGRILATEGHGSTRAVQARVPLARLSGYSNDLRARTQDQAQYTMRYSHYDDAPLGWIAPDEPSPIANALRA, from the coding sequence ATGTCGCACTTTCTGCTTAAGCTTGCCCCGAGGCCCAAGGACCAAACTGAACGGCGGAAGATAGGCGCCGCGCTCGTCAATATGGCCCGACATGATGGATCATTCCGAGTTTCGACCGACCGCGCGACTGGCGAAATGGTCATCTGGGGCACGAGCGAATACCAACTCCATGAGTTCATCACTCGCTTGAAACAGGAGTCAGGCGCGGACTTCGATGTGGACGGACTTGAGATCGCCTACCGGGAAACCTTCATCAAGAAAGTGAACGTGGACTATGCCCACGATGCCCGGTCGGACGGGTCTCGTCAGTTTGGCCGCATCAAGATAGCGGTCAGTCGGGGCATGCGTGGTGGGGGTATCAACTTCATCGATGAAACCGATGAAAGTGTCATTCCGCGTCGCTTCATAGCTGCGATAGAGAAGGGCGTGCGCGAACAGGCAGAGTGCGGATATCTGGTAGGCTATCCGATCCGCGACTTCGATGTTCGGTTGAAAGGAGGCGCATTCGACGAAGAGGACTCGAGTGCGGCCTCTTTTGAAATGGCGGGGCGCGGTGCCTTGCGCGAAGCAGCGCGAAAGGCTGGCGTCAAGCTGCTCGAACCAATCATGGACCTGCAAGTCGTAACCCCCGAAGACTGTCTGGAGGGTGTCGTTGCTGACCTTATCGACCGTCGTGGCCGAATCCTGGCCACCGAAGGCCATGGCAGCACCCGCGCGGTCCAGGCGCGCGTGCCACTTGCGCGGTTGTCCGGCTACAGCAATGATTTGCGAGCGCGTACCCAAGACCAAGCGCAATACACGATGCGGTACAGCCATTATGACGATGCGCCACTCGGCTGGATCGCTCCTGACGAACCTTCTCCTATCGCGAATGCACTGAGAGCGTGA
- a CDS encoding type IV secretion system protein, translated as MSSVNCQRAAEQVGNGVAAALKGVDCIAGEASAAAFGRLFASGGVLGPVLTILLTIYIALFGFALLTGRTNVNVRALVPRMATLGIVLTFATSWIAYQSFVWNLAVGTPDYLASILTGTRGSATDVFAQKIDVVFIAIQEASGGNEDFSAFSPEGMMWLGAMLFMLGTVGLLVTTKIAMGVLIALGPIFVVMALFNGTRGLFAGWVKGVTMCALAPLFAVLGGSVMLELAVPILGALTATPGQVNPQAGMAFFMVGAVHVALMILVLKVAGAMVAGWTVFGLTSSSEDRASPSVPAAQAAAPSAALAQAQAANQVSAQTRRVDLAAVPIAAAANDAGGGATSRTTKVFATASSSGQVGPLASGPARALGIGSRFKSAPPKALDRSMEKH; from the coding sequence GTGAGCAGCGTCAACTGCCAGCGGGCGGCAGAGCAGGTCGGCAACGGCGTGGCGGCGGCGCTTAAGGGCGTCGATTGCATCGCTGGCGAGGCATCGGCCGCAGCCTTCGGTCGGCTGTTCGCGTCAGGCGGTGTATTGGGTCCGGTGCTTACGATCCTGCTGACGATCTATATCGCGCTGTTCGGCTTCGCGCTGCTTACCGGGCGCACCAATGTAAACGTGCGCGCACTGGTGCCGCGCATGGCGACGCTGGGAATCGTACTGACCTTTGCGACCAGTTGGATCGCCTACCAAAGCTTCGTCTGGAACCTGGCCGTCGGCACGCCCGATTACCTGGCCAGTATCCTCACCGGCACGCGCGGCAGCGCGACGGATGTATTCGCGCAGAAGATCGATGTCGTCTTCATCGCGATCCAGGAAGCGAGTGGCGGCAACGAGGATTTCTCGGCCTTTTCGCCCGAAGGGATGATGTGGCTCGGGGCCATGCTGTTCATGCTTGGCACCGTGGGCCTGCTGGTCACGACCAAGATCGCCATGGGCGTACTCATCGCGCTGGGCCCGATCTTCGTGGTGATGGCCCTGTTCAACGGGACCCGCGGCTTGTTTGCCGGTTGGGTCAAGGGCGTGACCATGTGCGCGCTGGCGCCCTTGTTCGCGGTCCTTGGCGGGAGCGTGATGCTCGAACTGGCGGTCCCGATCCTGGGGGCGCTCACCGCGACGCCAGGGCAGGTCAATCCGCAAGCCGGCATGGCGTTCTTCATGGTCGGTGCCGTGCATGTTGCGCTGATGATCTTGGTACTCAAGGTAGCCGGGGCGATGGTTGCCGGCTGGACCGTATTCGGCCTTACTTCCTCGAGTGAAGACCGAGCATCGCCATCGGTCCCTGCAGCGCAGGCCGCTGCGCCGTCCGCGGCCCTGGCGCAAGCGCAGGCGGCGAACCAGGTCAGTGCACAGACCCGGCGGGTCGACCTTGCGGCAGTGCCTATCGCCGCAGCCGCCAACGACGCTGGTGGCGGCGCGACCAGCCGTACGACCAAGGTATTCGCGACCGCTTCGAGTTCCGGCCAGGTTGGACCGCTAGCTTCAGGCCCGGCACGGGCGCTCGGGATCGGCTCTCGCTTCAAGTCGGCCCCGCCCAAGGCCCTCGACCGTTCGATGGAGAAACACTGA
- a CDS encoding TrbC/VirB2 family protein → MKRIVSIPAALALLATPSAAFAQVADPAGSGPIVAALGWLQGTLLGNVATAVAVMAVAAVGFMMLTGRLNWRFGATVIIGVFILFGSASIVAGIQGAAAG, encoded by the coding sequence TTGAAGCGTATTGTCTCGATCCCGGCCGCACTGGCCCTGCTTGCAACCCCCAGCGCCGCCTTTGCGCAGGTCGCCGATCCGGCCGGATCGGGCCCGATTGTCGCCGCACTCGGCTGGCTACAGGGCACGCTTCTGGGCAACGTCGCCACCGCAGTGGCGGTGATGGCAGTTGCTGCGGTCGGCTTCATGATGCTGACCGGGCGCCTCAACTGGCGCTTTGGTGCGACCGTCATCATCGGTGTGTTCATCCTGTTTGGATCGGCATCGATCGTTGCCGGCATCCAGGGCGCGGCGGCAGGTTGA
- a CDS encoding VirB4 family type IV secretion/conjugal transfer ATPase: MSKWIGAAAWSAKEARAGDRLPYARLVDENTLLLRDGSVMTAIQVPGLLFETEDSEALNAHAATREVVLRSTLDARFVLYHHVIRRRVSVELESTFPDAISRHIDARWRERLGSGQLFVNDQFITLIRRPARGKAGLVERLSKGWKRKGRVEVEADPKDLRSLKAAATGLIAALQPYGAALLGDYVGPQGNTNSEVLELLSALYNGEMRPVRRPSDETDIGHMLPYRRVSFGLDAIELRGSGSPDFAAVLGLKDYPEATSPGLLDGLLRLPFEMVVSESYAPTERQTARERMDLAIRRLKSADEEAAAERADMLAARDALGNGAVGFGDHHLTVMVKERDLSRLDDAMAACAAALADTGAIAVREDTNLEPAFWGQFPGNEGYLVRRALISSANMASFGSLHGFALGQAQGNHWGEAVTLLETTSATPFFFNFHHGDLGNFSVIGPSGSGKTVVMNFLAAQAQKFGPRTILFDKDRGAELFVRGIGGRYDAIRAGEPTGFNPLAMPDTPGNRAFLRDWLGVLLKAEGPEEEATIAGAVDAAYANDPSLRRLRNFRELLSGSRRPQAGDLADRLGAWIGEGEHAWLFDNGEDCLDLSARVLGFDMTALLENPRLRTPTMMYLFHRIDERLDGKPTMILIDEGWKALDDVVFAARIRDWLKTLRKRNALVGFATQSARDALESRISTALVEQTATMIFMPNSRARPEDYCDGFGLTEHELALIRSLPAHSRCFLVRQPDASVVVRLDLSGAPEVLTLLSGRESTVRRLDLLREALGDAPADWFPALTGSKWPGGANDTEEAGTIPLGLAAE, from the coding sequence ATGTCGAAGTGGATCGGTGCGGCTGCCTGGAGCGCGAAGGAAGCGCGCGCTGGCGATCGCCTGCCCTATGCCCGGCTGGTCGACGAGAACACGCTACTGTTGCGCGACGGCTCGGTGATGACCGCCATCCAAGTCCCGGGCCTGCTGTTCGAGACCGAGGATAGTGAAGCGCTCAACGCCCACGCCGCGACGCGCGAAGTGGTGCTGCGCTCAACGCTCGATGCGCGCTTCGTGCTTTATCATCACGTTATCCGTCGTCGGGTTTCGGTCGAGCTCGAATCCACATTCCCCGATGCGATCAGCCGCCATATCGATGCGCGCTGGCGCGAACGGCTGGGTTCGGGCCAGTTGTTCGTCAACGACCAGTTCATCACGCTGATCCGCCGCCCCGCGCGCGGCAAGGCGGGCCTGGTCGAGCGCCTGAGCAAGGGCTGGAAGCGCAAGGGCCGGGTCGAAGTCGAAGCCGATCCCAAGGATCTGCGCAGCCTCAAGGCTGCCGCGACCGGCTTGATCGCGGCACTGCAGCCCTACGGTGCGGCGCTGCTCGGCGATTATGTCGGGCCGCAGGGTAACACCAATTCGGAAGTGCTCGAGCTGCTCTCGGCGCTCTACAATGGCGAAATGCGCCCGGTTCGCAGGCCGTCTGACGAAACCGACATCGGTCACATGCTGCCCTATCGCAGGGTGAGCTTCGGGCTCGACGCGATCGAGCTGCGCGGATCGGGTTCGCCCGATTTTGCCGCGGTCCTGGGCCTCAAGGACTACCCCGAGGCCACCAGTCCGGGCCTGCTTGATGGGCTGCTGCGCCTGCCTTTCGAAATGGTGGTCAGCGAGAGCTACGCACCGACCGAGCGCCAGACGGCGCGTGAACGCATGGACCTGGCGATCCGCCGCCTCAAGAGCGCCGACGAGGAAGCCGCCGCCGAACGCGCCGACATGCTGGCCGCGCGCGACGCACTCGGCAATGGCGCGGTGGGTTTCGGCGATCACCACCTGACCGTGATGGTGAAGGAACGCGATCTCAGCCGACTCGACGACGCCATGGCTGCATGCGCAGCCGCGCTGGCCGATACCGGCGCGATCGCTGTACGCGAGGATACCAATCTCGAGCCGGCATTCTGGGGCCAGTTCCCGGGCAATGAAGGTTACCTAGTCCGCCGCGCGCTGATCTCAAGTGCCAACATGGCGAGCTTCGGAAGCCTGCATGGCTTCGCGCTAGGCCAGGCGCAGGGCAACCATTGGGGCGAGGCAGTGACCCTGCTGGAAACCACCAGCGCGACCCCGTTTTTCTTCAACTTCCACCATGGCGACCTTGGCAATTTCTCGGTCATCGGGCCCTCGGGCTCGGGCAAGACGGTGGTGATGAATTTCCTTGCCGCGCAGGCACAGAAATTCGGCCCCCGGACCATATTGTTCGACAAGGATCGTGGTGCGGAGCTGTTCGTACGCGGCATTGGCGGGCGCTATGACGCGATCCGCGCTGGCGAGCCGACGGGCTTCAATCCTCTCGCCATGCCCGATACGCCGGGCAATCGTGCGTTCCTGCGCGATTGGCTGGGCGTACTGCTCAAGGCCGAAGGGCCGGAGGAAGAGGCGACCATCGCCGGAGCGGTCGATGCCGCATATGCCAACGATCCTTCCTTGCGGCGCCTGCGCAATTTCCGCGAACTGCTTTCGGGCAGTCGACGTCCGCAGGCGGGCGACCTGGCCGACCGCCTGGGGGCGTGGATCGGGGAGGGTGAACACGCCTGGTTGTTCGATAATGGCGAGGACTGCCTCGACCTGAGCGCCCGCGTGCTCGGCTTCGATATGACCGCGCTGCTCGAAAACCCTCGCCTGCGCACGCCGACCATGATGTACCTGTTCCATCGGATCGACGAGCGTCTCGATGGCAAGCCGACGATGATCCTCATCGACGAGGGCTGGAAGGCGCTCGACGATGTGGTCTTCGCGGCCCGCATCCGCGATTGGCTCAAGACCCTGCGCAAGCGCAATGCCTTGGTGGGATTTGCGACCCAATCGGCGCGTGACGCGCTGGAAAGCCGCATCTCGACCGCGCTGGTCGAACAGACCGCGACAATGATCTTCATGCCCAACAGCCGCGCGCGGCCCGAGGATTATTGCGATGGCTTTGGCCTGACCGAACATGAGCTGGCACTGATCCGCTCGCTCCCGGCACACAGCCGCTGCTTCCTTGTGCGCCAGCCCGATGCCAGCGTGGTGGTGCGGCTCGACCTGTCGGGTGCGCCGGAGGTCCTGACGCTGCTATCGGGCCGAGAAAGCACCGTGCGTCGGCTGGACCTGCTGCGCGAAGCGTTGGGCGATGCGCCGGCCGACTGGTTCCCCGCGCTTACCGGCAGCAAGTGGCCGGGTGGCGCCAATGATACGGAGGAGGCCGGAACGATTCCGCTCGGCCTGGCTGCCGAGTGA
- a CDS encoding tetratricopeptide repeat protein, which yields MALGITLALAFMAQAPVQEVAVVETTADVGLDELMAGRDRAALETIENCDELAAADPARLINRGIALARLGRYDEARADFEAAASARETVDLETAAGDWVDSRRLARRALAMLDKGEFARYYALSLR from the coding sequence ATGGCTCTTGGAATCACCCTGGCGCTGGCTTTCATGGCGCAGGCACCGGTGCAGGAAGTCGCAGTGGTTGAGACGACTGCTGATGTCGGGCTGGACGAACTGATGGCTGGGCGCGATCGCGCGGCGCTCGAGACGATCGAGAATTGCGACGAGTTGGCGGCAGCCGATCCGGCACGCCTGATCAACCGCGGCATCGCGCTCGCGAGGCTGGGTCGTTACGACGAAGCGCGCGCGGATTTTGAAGCTGCTGCATCTGCACGTGAAACTGTCGATCTTGAGACTGCGGCCGGTGACTGGGTCGATTCTCGGCGCCTTGCGCGCCGCGCACTCGCCATGCTCGACAAAGGCGAGTTTGCGCGTTATTATGCCCTGTCTTTGCGATAA
- a CDS encoding TonB-dependent receptor domain-containing protein, whose protein sequence is MSTGKQLTALLLLSTALNMPSIAFAQASAPTADDQTVEDLQDAPVDVIDDAQEDQEFEQPEVSIPGGSIVVTGRRRQDVTRASTQVVSVLDAASIARTGEGDIAGALNRVTGLSTVGNGLVYVRGLGDRYSLALLNGLPLPSPEPLSRVVPLDIFPTSIVASSLVQKTYSANFPGEFGGGVINLTTRAIPTESFVKISGSLSGDTETTGGDGYTYYGSSYDWFGFDSGRRDLTPALQQYFASGLPIEDPAVDQQAILLNIADPNLVVLQKTDHLPVNFSAGITAGTAFDVFGDGQLGIIATASLSNKWRNRYITKQTAVNDDLDLDTDGREFSTDNRILVNAMLGLGLEVGEHRFRLTNLFIRDTLKRGALRQSEDFQNGDTDLTQDTAWYERQLFDTQFTGELRFNDLSVDVRAGYAQTQREAPYEWTFRYTRSNNANDPFGDIFLNTLNPQRGGVIVAFSDLTEDLYYGGLDVSYQLADWLGVTVGGAYTDTSRFSSRRELDIRATGDYPDVFGAFRPDLLLQPSLIKFGFDPAAQQAAGLGPFGYTIFDTTGSDPAFDAGLEIKAGYVQARVKPVDTISLDLGVRYEDATQEVIPLGLDGQPNGSTTGSLLTNDYFLPAATLTWEASDSLQLRLNASKTIARPQFRELVFQTYYDPESNRRFNGNPQLVDSKLTNYEARAEYYWGSGSRASVAGFYKDIERPIEVFSSFSDNDQVSGFANAPSAELYGAEFEFQWNKDLYELGGWFESKRFVAIANYTYTKSELKVSDSDTTQVFPSVPQPATNFFRDGVPLTGQSDHLVNLQLGIEDLDKVSQATLLLTYASERVTSRGTGTLPDIVENPGLRLDFVVRQGFTLAGAEMELKLEARNLTGRDYEEYQNNGTNRIEINSYDVGTSFSIGLSAEF, encoded by the coding sequence ATGTCGACCGGCAAGCAGCTGACTGCGCTGCTCCTGCTCTCCACCGCGCTCAACATGCCGAGCATTGCCTTTGCTCAGGCTAGCGCACCCACCGCGGACGACCAGACGGTCGAGGACCTGCAGGACGCCCCTGTCGATGTCATCGATGACGCGCAGGAAGACCAGGAGTTCGAACAGCCGGAGGTCTCGATCCCCGGCGGTTCGATCGTGGTTACCGGGCGTCGTCGCCAGGACGTGACGCGCGCTTCGACGCAGGTCGTCTCGGTACTCGACGCAGCCAGTATCGCCCGCACCGGCGAAGGCGACATTGCCGGCGCGCTCAACCGCGTCACCGGCCTGTCGACCGTCGGCAATGGCCTGGTCTATGTGCGCGGCCTTGGCGATCGCTATTCGCTCGCATTGCTCAACGGCCTGCCGCTGCCCTCGCCCGAACCGCTAAGCCGTGTTGTGCCGCTGGACATTTTCCCGACCAGCATCGTGGCATCCAGCCTGGTGCAGAAAACCTATTCGGCCAATTTCCCGGGTGAATTCGGCGGCGGTGTGATCAACCTCACCACCCGCGCCATCCCGACCGAAAGCTTTGTGAAAATCAGCGGCAGCCTGAGCGGCGATACCGAAACGACCGGCGGCGACGGCTATACCTATTACGGGTCCAGCTACGACTGGTTCGGCTTCGACAGCGGCCGTCGCGACCTGACCCCCGCGCTGCAGCAGTATTTCGCCAGCGGCCTGCCGATCGAAGATCCGGCGGTCGACCAGCAAGCGATCCTGCTGAACATCGCCGACCCCAACCTGGTGGTGCTGCAGAAGACCGACCACCTGCCGGTCAATTTCTCTGCCGGAATCACTGCCGGCACCGCCTTTGACGTGTTCGGCGACGGCCAGCTGGGCATCATCGCCACTGCATCGCTGAGCAACAAGTGGCGCAACCGCTACATCACCAAGCAGACCGCGGTGAACGACGATCTCGACCTCGATACCGACGGGCGCGAGTTTTCGACCGACAACCGGATATTGGTGAACGCGATGCTGGGCCTCGGCCTCGAGGTCGGCGAACATCGCTTCCGCCTGACGAACCTGTTCATTCGCGATACGCTCAAGCGCGGCGCCTTGCGGCAAAGCGAGGACTTCCAGAATGGCGACACCGATCTGACCCAGGATACCGCCTGGTACGAACGCCAGCTGTTCGATACCCAGTTCACCGGCGAGTTGCGGTTCAACGACCTGTCGGTCGATGTACGGGCTGGCTATGCCCAGACGCAGCGTGAGGCTCCGTATGAATGGACCTTCCGCTACACCCGCTCGAACAATGCCAACGACCCGTTCGGCGATATCTTCCTCAACACGCTCAATCCGCAGCGTGGTGGCGTGATCGTCGCTTTCTCCGACCTGACCGAAGACCTGTACTATGGCGGTCTCGATGTCAGCTACCAGCTAGCCGATTGGCTTGGAGTGACGGTCGGCGGTGCCTATACCGACACCAGCCGCTTCTCCTCGCGCCGCGAACTCGATATCCGCGCGACCGGCGATTATCCGGATGTCTTTGGTGCCTTCCGCCCCGACCTCCTGCTCCAGCCATCGCTGATCAAGTTCGGGTTCGATCCGGCGGCACAGCAGGCTGCAGGCCTTGGCCCCTTCGGTTACACGATCTTCGATACGACAGGGTCGGACCCGGCCTTCGACGCCGGGCTCGAAATCAAGGCCGGCTATGTCCAGGCCCGCGTCAAGCCGGTGGACACGATCTCGCTCGACCTTGGCGTTCGGTATGAGGACGCCACGCAAGAGGTTATCCCGCTGGGCCTCGACGGACAGCCCAATGGATCGACCACCGGGTCGCTGCTCACAAACGACTACTTCCTGCCCGCGGCCACGCTGACCTGGGAAGCGAGCGACAGCCTGCAGCTGCGGCTCAACGCCTCGAAGACGATTGCCCGCCCGCAGTTCCGCGAGCTGGTGTTCCAGACCTATTACGATCCCGAAAGCAACCGCCGGTTCAACGGCAACCCGCAATTGGTCGACAGCAAGCTGACCAACTATGAAGCGCGAGCCGAGTATTACTGGGGCTCGGGCAGCCGCGCGAGCGTTGCCGGTTTCTACAAGGACATCGAGCGCCCGATCGAGGTCTTCTCGAGCTTCTCGGACAACGACCAGGTCAGCGGTTTTGCCAACGCGCCGTCCGCTGAGCTTTACGGCGCCGAATTCGAGTTCCAGTGGAACAAGGACCTCTACGAACTCGGCGGCTGGTTCGAGAGCAAGCGCTTCGTCGCCATCGCGAACTACACCTACACCAAATCGGAACTGAAGGTTTCGGACAGCGATACGACGCAAGTGTTCCCATCGGTCCCCCAGCCCGCGACCAACTTCTTCCGCGACGGTGTACCACTGACCGGCCAGTCGGACCATCTCGTCAACCTGCAGCTGGGCATCGAGGATCTCGACAAGGTGAGCCAGGCAACCCTGCTGCTGACCTATGCCAGCGAACGGGTGACCAGTCGCGGCACGGGTACCCTGCCCGATATCGTCGAGAACCCGGGGCTGCGGCTCGACTTCGTGGTGCGCCAGGGCTTCACCCTGGCCGGGGCCGAGATGGAACTGAAGCTCGAAGCGCGGAACCTCACGGGCCGCGACTACGAGGAATATCAGAACAACGGCACCAACCGCATCGAGATCAACAGCTACGATGTCGGCACTAGCTTCAGCATCGGGCTGTCAGCCGAATTCTAA
- a CDS encoding type IV secretion system protein VirB3, which produces MTALIRHPVHRALTRPQMFAGVTYNYFIINGMVTTEIFLITGSWLALLAAGVMHGIGYFACLREPRIFDLWITKVSKCPRVKNYKRWGCNSYAA; this is translated from the coding sequence GTGACTGCACTGATCCGCCATCCCGTCCACCGTGCGCTGACCCGCCCGCAGATGTTCGCGGGGGTGACGTACAACTACTTCATCATCAATGGGATGGTGACCACCGAGATATTCCTGATCACCGGCAGTTGGCTCGCCTTGCTGGCGGCCGGCGTCATGCACGGCATCGGCTATTTCGCCTGCCTGCGCGAACCGCGCATTTTCGACCTGTGGATCACCAAGGTCTCGAAGTGCCCGCGGGTCAAGAACTACAAGCGCTGGGGGTGCAACAGCTATGCAGCCTGA